The nucleotide window GCTGACTATCACTTTTGAAATTATTTCTCCCAGAGAGGGTGATCCTGCTTCGGCTTTCAGAGCTTCCACGGATGTGCCTGTTCTGTCGGCCAATCTGCGGAGAGCAGCATCATCCAGACACAGGTATTCACGGAAACAGGGTATGGCTCCAATCATTATCCCAATGTTGCAGGTGCCAGAGAGAACCGGGACCGGGATCACTCCCACTCCCCAGGCGAGGAACGTCAACATCCAGATACGTTCCTTCAACACCTCACCTTTCTTCCGAATAATCTCCGCACTATCGTTGGGATGGGCCAGGACAAAGACAGATTCCTTTATTCTTGGTAAATCACATTCAAGTGCTTCCATTAACCGAGGGAAATCATACTTATCATTGCCAAAAATGGATATCAGGAACACGGTGGGATTTGGGATCCCGGCCATTCCCAATTTACTGACGCAGTCACTCCGGATCTTTCCCATTTCTGCTTCTTCATCAaattcccccccttcctcccgcATTGAATAAAGGTCAGCGTCAATCTTAGAGCGGACAAAATAGAACTCCTTCCCCAGCCGCTTAATCTCCTTGGCAAGATTTGCATCATTCTCTCTGAATCGACCAGCTGACACTATGATGAAGAAATcgtattttttaaattgcatttccTTCAGGTAGGAACCCGCGGTGAATCGTGTAGATCCGATCCCTGGCAGGTCCCAGTAGCGGATATTGGGCAGAGTGGGATGTGGGTATACGGTTGGCTCCATTGTAGTTTCCGTGGTCCCAACCGCAGCCGCTCCCTCATCTTGTTTACGAAGGCCTCTCATGGCGTCGATGAGGGTGGATTTTCCTGCACCCGTGTCTCCCGTCACGGCGATGTTCAGCTCGGTGTTGTCCAGTTCTTTCAccttcttcttcagcagaggttgaACATTTTCCACACCACCAGTTGCGGACTTCAGTTTGTTGAGCTCTTCCTGTGTGAAGAATGAGGGGGTCTCAGACTGAGCCGCCTGTTGGCTGAAAGGAAACATGTTCGGTGAAAGTTTCCAGTTGAAATGAAACCAACTGAAATAAAGGACAAGCACCTTAtctccctttccctcttctcTTCCCATTGCTCCACCTGGATACACACCATTTATCCCACAATCCcgccctttcccccttcccccatcacCTTCACCTATATCCATTCCTCCAGCTTCCCATCTCACACCTCTTCTCTTGgcctgggagcagaattagggtatTCGGCCCATCTATCCCGCGAGTTCTCCTTATCTCAGTTTGTCATCACTGGCCTTCCTTCAatcatcacccccctcccccaccccccaacatctatcaacctatcacttgcctgacttAGTCCTGCCGCCAATCCTCATCCACCCGCCTCCCTCCAAACAcaatcagagtgaagaagggtcctgacccgaaacgccccctgtcccccagagatgctgcctgacccgctgagttactccagcgctgtgcttgaggtgagggaggagaggtggagaagTAACATTGTGTGATGTATCCGGACATACCTGGAGCTGGCATTTCCCATTCTCCTTCTCTGTCTGTCCTTGTCTCGCCTGTGTGATGAtccagtggtcccagcactgccCGGGGAGGAGAGGTCTGGGCACCGGGGCTCTTCCTTGTCTTCAGTTGTGTGTGTTCTCCTAGAGGAAAGCAGAGAGGTTGCTGGTGGTTCTTTCTGTAGCAGAGGTGTATGTAAGGCTGCAAAGTATATCCCTCTTAATCAATGTACGTCATTTGGCCCAACGTCCGTGCCAacacaatgccccatctaagctagtcccacttgttcACAATTGGCCCATACCTTTATAAACCTTTTCCATCCATGCCTCTGTCCAAATGTACTTTAGATGTtgatatagtacctgcttcaattagttcctctggtagctcgttgcacagacccgccaccctctgagtaaaaaagttgcctctcatgtTCCAATGGAatctttcagttcagttttatttttcatatgtacgttaacacagggtcaacagtACAattaaatgtgtttgacaagacaacgggtcacctcagcaataataTTACAAGGTTAACATAAGATAAAAATGACATTGGTAGATAAAAACACAATAATGAAATAATCATCATATACAATGTGAGATGTGTTTAtgaattcagaagcctgatggcctgcTGGTAAAAACGGTTCTGAAGTCTGGTAGTACATGCAGCCCTGCTCCTGCATCGTCTGCCTgatggtaacaaggagaacagtctacGTGGTGGGTGGCTCTAGATCTtggtgatgctgtgtgccttccgcaggcaccacctgtggaaaatgtcctgaatggccaggagacagttgccagtgatgtgctgtgccacCTTCACCACTCTCATAACaagtggatttcagtataggagtaaagaggttcttctgcagttgtatagggccctggtgagaccacatctggagtattgtgtacagttttgtattgtattgtattgtattgtattcaaatttattgtcattgtctgttagagacaactaaatgaatttcccttacaggcagtatcataaaaataaaaataaaaataaataaataataataaataataaaacatattaaaaataaaatagaatttaaaaaaaaagcacaaacactgaaagtccacgacacaacataacacagtggcaccaaggtgaggaaggcaccatagtccagccagccaggGATcaatcacgagattgatccctgagatggcgggactgtcatatgaggaaagattgaaaagactaggcttgcattcactggagtttagaaggatgagggtgtttcttatagaaacatataaaattataaaaggactggacaagctagatgcaggaaaaatgttcccaatgtggggcgagtccagaaccaggggccacaatcttagaataaaggggaggtcatttaagactgaggtgagaaaaaacgttttcacccagagaattgtgaatttgtgaaattccctgccacagagggcagtgggggccaagtcacaggatggatttaagagagagttagatagagctctaggggctagtggagtcaagggatatggggagaaggcaggcacgggttattgataggggacgatcagccatgatcacaatgaatggcggtgctggctcgaagggccgaatggcctcctcctgcacctgttttctatgtttctctgtagtgatttgcagCTGTGGAACAGCAGAACAGTTCCCATAcaagactgtgatgcagcccgtcaccaggctctcgatggtgcatctgtagaagtttgtgaggatgctgacgttcatgccaaacttcctcagtcttctcaggaaaaagagctgCTGGCGGGCTTTCTTAGGTATTGTGTCTAAGAGaagtcctcagtgatgtgcataccgaggaacttgaagctgctgtccctttcaacctcagcatcacccaTGTGGATGGGGAGTTGTCCAGAGTGCAATCACCCCCAAtttccctcatgatgttatacacgtctttcagatcacccctcattctcctgcacagtgaagagatacatgataaaggaaggtagacaaaaatgctggagaaactcagcgggttaggcatcatttatggaacaaaggaaaaggtgacccttcttcagactgatgtgggggtggggggcaggaagaagaaaggaagacagTTGGCTGTGTGAGAGCAGGGAATGGGAGAAGAAggatggagaaagcagggactacctgaaattagcgaagtcattgttcataccgctggggtgcagactacccaagcgaaatatgaggtgctgctcctccaatttacggtggaactcactctggccatggaggaggcccaggacagaaaggttgggttcggaatgtgagggggagttgaagtgctgagccaccgggagatcaggttggttattgcgaaccgagcggaggtgttcggcgaagcgatcgccaagcctgcgcttggtctcaccgatgtagagcagctgacatctagagcagcggatgcaatagatgaggttggaggaggtgcaggtgaacctctgtcgcacctggaaagactgcttgggtccctgaatggagtcgaggggggaggtaaagtgacaagtgtagcatttcccgcagttgcaagggaaagtaccaggggaggaggtggttttggtgggaagggacgaattgaccagataGTTATGGAGGGATCGGTCTCTGCAAAAAGCCAAAATGGGAGGAAATGGCCCTGCC belongs to Amblyraja radiata isolate CabotCenter1 unplaced genomic scaffold, sAmbRad1.1.pri scaffold_1276_ctg1, whole genome shotgun sequence and includes:
- the LOC116969822 gene encoding interferon-inducible GTPase 1-like, producing TGGVENVQPLLKKKVKELDNTELNIAVTGDTGAGKSTLIDAMRGLRKQDEGAAAVGTTETTMEPTVYPHPTLPNIRYWDLPGIGSTRFTAGSYLKEMQFKKYDFFIIVSAGRFRENDANLAKEIKRLGKEFYFVRSKIDADLYSMREEGGEFDEEAEMGKIRSDCVSKLGMAGIPNPTVFLISIFGNDKYDFPRLMEALECDLPRIKESVFVLAHPNDSAEIIRKKGEVLKERIWMLTFLAWGVGVIPVPVLSGTCNIGIMIGAIPCFREYLCLDDAALRRLADRTGTSVEALKAEAGSPSLGEIISKVIVSQYLGVPLIVKVIGLIFGPGLSFLMVFMTLSDVLKLLMETAEKKLAVAKGAE